DNA from Lactobacillus johnsonii:
ATGAAATTTTTGAAAAATGCGGCTTAGATTAAGATAGAAATTAAAACGTTTTGTTGGATATAATTATGTCTGACAAGGCGTTTTTTATTTTGGGAAGGAAAATATATTAATGAATCAAGAACTACTAAATAAACTTGAGCATTTAACTGAAATATATAAATCAGGGTACTGGGGAAGCGATATGCCAGAAGATACGCGTCCTAAAAATTTAGATCACCATTCTGAAGAAAATGCTATTTTTTATACATTGCCAACTGCTTTAGATTATCAACGAAATTCTAATACCTTGTGGAAAAGTGCTACGGCTACTTTTGAAGATAATGAAACTAGCTTTGTATTTAATCCACAAGAAGTGATGAATAAAGATTTTACTGAAGTACGGGCAGCCTTAACTAGATATAGTTTGGCTTTGCAGAAAAATAAGCAGACACAAATTTGGATTAAACTTTGTCAGACTTTAGATAATAATTTCAATGGAAAAGTAACTGATTTTTTTGCTTATTTTGACAATGATATTCAAAAAGTTCGTCATTATATGCAGGTAGAGAAGAAAAAGGATTTTCCATACCTGTCTGGTAAAAAATTATGTAATTACTGGCTATATGTGATGTATCAGTATACGAATCTACCTTTGATTAATACTGATCAAATTTATATTGCTACAGATCGGCATATTATTAGAGCTACGCATAAACTTGGGCTGATTACAGATGAAGAAGTAGAAAGTACAAAAGTACAGGATTATGTAATAAAAGCTTGGATTGAAGCACTAAAGGGTACCAATTATGTACCTATTGATTTTCAATCTGCGCTTTGGTTATGGTCAAGGAATGGATTTAAGGAAGAATTATAATTAAAGGAAAAATATCATGAAACATGAACATTCAGCAGGCGCGATTATCTGGCGCAAGCAAAATAACGAAATCCAATATTTATTAATTCAAAGTCAGCCTTATAAGCAATTTAAGAGTGCATGGGCTTTTTCAAAAGGACATCTTGAAGCAGGAGAAACAGCGCAAGAAGCTGCAAAACGAGAAATTTTTGAAGAAGTAGGTTTGAAGCCTGAATTTAATTTTGATTTTAGTAAAAGCTATTCATATCAAGTTACTTCAGAAATTGAAAAGACTGTAACTTTATTTTTAGCAAAATACAATCCTGATCAGGAAATAAAACAGCAAGAAAGTGAAATTAAACAAACTGTATGGCTAAACTATGAAGATGCACAAAAAAGGATCAGAGAGCAAAACTTTAAGGAATTTAGTTTTGAAGATTTATCCTTTAGTCTGGAGAAGGCTAATGATTATTTGAATGGATATTGATTCTGAGAATAATCAGTGTGATGAGATTCTCTATAATTTAAGCAAGACTATATCTAGTTAAAATTAAATACAATGTATATAAATTGTAGTATAATTTTAGAAAAGGAGAGTGATTAATATGGCACATACATATAGTTATCGTGCAGATTCTAAAGATCATGATGAAGTTAAAAGAATTTTAGATAATCTCGGTTTAGACATGTCTACTAGTATTAAAATGTATTTTAAACAAATTATTAGACATAATGGGATTCCCTTTTCAGTAACCAATTCTAATACGCTTACAGACGATACTAAGAAAGCTCTTTTACTGGCAGAAGCTAAAGATATGGGCTTAATTGAAGACGATACTCCAGCCTTTAAAGATACTAATAAATTGATTAGTTATATGAAAAAACGTGCAAAGGAATTAGAGTAATGTATGAAATAAAGGCCGAAGATACTTTTATTCAGGATGTAAATCGTTGGAGTAAGAAAGTTCCTGAGTTATGGGATGAAATTCAAGCAATAACTTCATATATGCAAGAAACTGGAGAAATACCGGAAGAATATGATCCACATCTTTTAACTGATGAGGAATTGAATTATGTAGGATATTTTGAATTTCATTTATTTGAGGGGAAACTTGATTTGCTTGTTATTCATACAAAAAACAAAAATAAAAAAGTCTTTCGATTGGTTAGACTAGGGTCTCATAATGAATTATTTCATTCTGATTTACGATAATTAAAATTAAAGTCGTCGATATCAAATGGCTTTTTATTTTGCTCATTTTTATCTAAAATAAGACTTGAATACAATTAAAATAAGAAAGCGTATATAAAAATGTCAGAACCAAATAATCCTCATTTAGATAAAGATAAGCCATATCCACTAGCAGGAATCTTAGTTGTGGACTTCACCCATGTCTTGTCAGGTCCAACTTGTACAAGAATGCTTGCCGACGCAGGTGCACGAGTAATTCATATTGAAAGAAAAACAGGGGATGATACCCGCCACATGGGACCATACATTGCAGATGGTTCAAGTGAATACTTTAGAATCTGTAATGCAGGTAAAGAATCAATTGCTTTAGATTTGAAAGATCCAAAAGATCATGCTTTAGTCGAAAACATGATTGCTAAGGCTGATATAGTTGTAGAAAACTTCCGTCCAGGTGTAATGACACGCCTAGGATTTGATCCAGAAGAAATGGTTAAAAAGTATCCAAAGCTAATATTTGCTTCTATTTCTGGTTTTGGTCAATACGGACCGTGGTCTAAACAAGCGGCTTACGATACCATTATTCAAGCTGTTTCGGGATTAATGGATGCCACAGGTGAACCAAACGGTAAGCCAACACGTGTTGGAACTTCAGTTTCTGATGTTGTTGCTGGAATTATGGGATATAGTGCAATTACCACTGCTTTAGTAGCAAGAGAGCGAACAGGAAAGGGCACAACTGTAGATGTTTCGATGCTAGATTCTACCTTCTCTTTAATGGTGCAAGACCTAATGATTGCTCTTGGGCCACATGAAGTACCACACAGAATTGGCAATCGTCATCCTGATATGTATCCGTTTGATACTTTTGATTGCCAAGATCAGCCAATTGCCATTTGTTGTGGAAATGATCATTTATGGGGATTATTATCTAATGCATTAGGGCATGAAGAATGGATTAATCAAGCGGATTTCAAGACAAATGACCTGCGTGAGAAGAACTGGCAAGAAGTTAAAAAAGCGATGCAAGCTGTGCTTAAAACTAGGACTGCCGCAGAATGGGATGAAATTTTGCATAAAGCAGGGGTGCCAGCTGGCTTAGTTTTGAATGTGGATAAGACTAGACGCCTTGATCAAATTATTGAGCGCGGGATGGTTAAAACGCTACCTGATGGCAATGAAGTTTTAGGTTCACCACTCAAGTATGGAACTTGGAATTCTTATGGATTGCAAAAAGATGCACCAAAACTAGACGAACAAGGTGAGCAGATTCGTAAGGAATTTGAATAAAAATAAACATGAAAAAAGATCAAGATTTTCTATTTTTTGAGAATCTTGATCTTTTACTTTGTGGGAAAATATTTATATATAATGATTTAAAATTTTTTTGCGATAAAATTGATTAAATTTTTAGAGATGAGGATCAAAATGACTATTGGAGAAGCATTAAAAAGAGAAAGAGAAAGTTTAGGATTGACTCAAGAAGAAATGACGAAGAATATTATTCAAAAGAGTCATTATTCTAAAATAGAGCGCAATATTGAAGGAATTTCAGCAGATAGTTTGTTTAAAATTCTGTTTGCACATCATATTGATGTTGATGAATTTTTAGAAAGTATAAAAGATACATATACTTCTAAAGAAGATGTTAAAGCCGGCTTATTAGAAAAAAGGATGATGAATGCTTTTAATACTTCAAATACTGAAGCAGTCAAGAAATGTTTAGCAGAAATTCTTGAATTGGATGAAAATCTTATTTTTAAATATCGTGCGCTCATCGCTGTTGCTACCTTTGACGGGAATTTGGATCAATTAAGCGAAAATACAAGAAAAAATATAGTTAAAAAATTCAACGATTTTAACAACTGGGTGGAGAATATCGATTCATTACGTTTGTTAGCTAATTGTATGTCTGTATTTACTCAAGCGCAATTAGATAATAATATAGATTATTTATTAAATTATTATAGAAAAAAAGATGATCATTCAGAAATAAAAATAGAAAGAGTAGCAATTATTTGCAATAACTATTTATATTATTGTTATTATTCTAATGTTAATGGAGATAATATAAAAAAGTGTTTAGATTATTTAAAGAATTTACCTAAGAATATCCATTTTCTTTTTTATCATATTAGCTGTAATTTTTATACTAACTTATTTAACGGAAATAAAAAAGAGGCAATAGATATAAAGGAATCACTACGTAAATGGGGATATGAAGACAGAGTTAAAAGTTGGAAAGTGTAATTTAAGTTTTGCATAGCAAAACTTAAATATGAAATTGAAAAATATGTGTAATACTAATATCAAATAATTAAGAAAGAAGAAAAACATGATTTGGGAAGTACCCATTATTATAAATTAGTGGTAGATTTCCATTTTTACCAAGGGAAGAAAACTGGAAAGAAAGCTTTCAACACGAACTTGAAATAGAAGATTCTTAGGATAAAGCTATGACAAAACAAACAAAAAAGAAAGATGTTTATAATTTATTATTTGGTAGAATATCTACCAATATTGCTGATAGTTTATTTTATATGGCTATACTATGGCACTTTAAAGAAGTATCGCGTTCGCCTTTTATCGTATCAATAATTTTTGCAGTAGCATCAGGAATTGATAT
Protein-coding regions in this window:
- a CDS encoding CaiB/BaiF CoA transferase family protein — its product is MSEPNNPHLDKDKPYPLAGILVVDFTHVLSGPTCTRMLADAGARVIHIERKTGDDTRHMGPYIADGSSEYFRICNAGKESIALDLKDPKDHALVENMIAKADIVVENFRPGVMTRLGFDPEEMVKKYPKLIFASISGFGQYGPWSKQAAYDTIIQAVSGLMDATGEPNGKPTRVGTSVSDVVAGIMGYSAITTALVARERTGKGTTVDVSMLDSTFSLMVQDLMIALGPHEVPHRIGNRHPDMYPFDTFDCQDQPIAICCGNDHLWGLLSNALGHEEWINQADFKTNDLREKNWQEVKKAMQAVLKTRTAAEWDEILHKAGVPAGLVLNVDKTRRLDQIIERGMVKTLPDGNEVLGSPLKYGTWNSYGLQKDAPKLDEQGEQIRKEFE
- a CDS encoding type II toxin-antitoxin system YafQ family toxin, translated to MYEIKAEDTFIQDVNRWSKKVPELWDEIQAITSYMQETGEIPEEYDPHLLTDEELNYVGYFEFHLFEGKLDLLVIHTKNKNKKVFRLVRLGSHNELFHSDLR
- a CDS encoding type II toxin-antitoxin system RelB/DinJ family antitoxin, whose protein sequence is MAHTYSYRADSKDHDEVKRILDNLGLDMSTSIKMYFKQIIRHNGIPFSVTNSNTLTDDTKKALLLAEAKDMGLIEDDTPAFKDTNKLISYMKKRAKELE
- a CDS encoding helix-turn-helix domain-containing protein; the protein is MTIGEALKRERESLGLTQEEMTKNIIQKSHYSKIERNIEGISADSLFKILFAHHIDVDEFLESIKDTYTSKEDVKAGLLEKRMMNAFNTSNTEAVKKCLAEILELDENLIFKYRALIAVATFDGNLDQLSENTRKNIVKKFNDFNNWVENIDSLRLLANCMSVFTQAQLDNNIDYLLNYYRKKDDHSEIKIERVAIICNNYLYYCYYSNVNGDNIKKCLDYLKNLPKNIHFLFYHISCNFYTNLFNGNKKEAIDIKESLRKWGYEDRVKSWKV
- a CDS encoding bis(5'-nucleosyl)-tetraphosphatase, with amino-acid sequence MKHEHSAGAIIWRKQNNEIQYLLIQSQPYKQFKSAWAFSKGHLEAGETAQEAAKREIFEEVGLKPEFNFDFSKSYSYQVTSEIEKTVTLFLAKYNPDQEIKQQESEIKQTVWLNYEDAQKRIREQNFKEFSFEDLSFSLEKANDYLNGY